CCTCTTCCCTTATGCCGCGCGATTGAATCAGCGCTATCTCATTCAAGCATGGAGACTGCCTCACCTATCGTCAACAGAAAATGCTGCATACAGAATACAAAAGACTTGATGCAGAATTTTGAATAACGTATGACGGATGCAGCATGAGGCGGAGGACATCTCAATGACGACCAATGGTGCGGCCGGAACGAAGGAACAGCGTCCTGTCATAGCGCTCGCCATGGGCGATCCTGCGGGGATCAGCCCAGAGCTGACGGCGCGGCTGCTCGCGCTCGCCGACATTCGCGACGCCGCGCACATCATCGCCATCGGCGACCGCCGCATTCTCAACGAGGGGGCGAAGGTTGCCGACGTAATGCTCGATCTGGAGCCTGCGTCCCTCGAGGCGCTCGATGAGGCCGGGACGTCGCGCCATGTCTTTGTCGATCTCGGCCATCTCGACCCTGCCGATGTGGCGCGCGGCGAGGCGACGCTTGCCGGCGGCTCGTTCGCCACCCGCAACTTCCGCACGGCGCTCGAACTTGCCCATGCCGGCAATGCCGATGCCGTCTGCTTCACGCCCTTCAACAAGAAGGCGATGCGCTTTGCCTATCCCGGCTATGACGACGAGATCCGCTTCGTCGCCGACGTGCTCTCCTTCACCGGCAAGGTCCGCGAGTTCAACGTGCTCGAAAAGGTCTGGAACGCGCGGGTGACCTCGCATATCCCGCTCAAGGACGTGGCCTCGAACCTTTCCGTCGAGGCTCTTCTTGCCGAACTCGAACTGACGCGGGCCTGCCTCAAGGACGCCGGCTATGACGAGGCGAAGATCGCGGTTGCTGGGCTCAATCCGCATGCCGGCGATGGCGGCAGCTTCGGCATGGAGGAGATCGATATCATCGAGCCGGCCGTGGAGAAGGCCAGGGCGCTCGGCTTCAATGTCGAGGGGCCATTCCCGGCCGATACGGTCTTCGTGCGGGCGCTGAAGGAAGGCTTCAACGCGGTGCTGACCATGTATCACGACCAGGGCCAGATCGCGATGAAGCTCATGGGCTTCGACAAGGGCGTGACGATGATGGGCGGTCTGCCGTTCCCGCTCTGCACGCCCGCCCACGGCACCGCTTATGACATCGCCGGCAAGGGCATTGCCGATGTGGGCGCGAGCCGCGAGGCGATCCTGCTCGCGGCCCGCATGGCCAAGAAAAAGAGAGCGCTTTCAGCCGCTGCCTGAATTCGCGCGCTTTCCAAGAATACCGGCGTCAGGGGAGGTCTTGCGCCGGATCCAGCTCAACGGGAGGACCAGATAATGAAGAAATCCGTCTCAATTGCCTGCATCGTGGCGGCCGCTCTCGGCCTTGCCGCACCGGCCGCAGCCTTCGAGCCGAATCGTCCGGTCGAATTTGTCGTCACTGCCGGCCCGGGCGGCGGCACCGACATTTTCGCGCGCACCATTCAGGCGATCATCGCCAAGTACGAGCTGATGAAGGCTCCGGTGGTCGTGACCAACAAGGGCAGCGCCGGCGGCGCCGAGGGTTTCGTCTATACTGCAGGCTACAAGGGCGATGCCTACAAGCTCGCCTTCGGCACCAACAATGCCTATCTGCTGCCGGTTCGCGCCAAGGTTCCCTATAAGGCGGAAGACCTGACGCCGGTCGCGGCGCTTGCTTCCGACGAATTCGTGCTCTGGGTCAACGGCAAGGCGGACTACGCGACCGCTGCCGATTTCGTCGCCAAGGCGAAGGAGGGAGGATTGAAGATCGGCGGCAGTCAGTCGAAGGATGTCGACCAGATCCTGACCTCGATGATCAACGACGCGACCGGCGCCAAGATCAACTACATTCCGTTCAAGAGCGGCGGCGAGGCGGCCGTCCAGCTTGCCGGCGAGCACATCGACGCCAATGTCAACAATCCGAGCGAGAATGCCGGTCAATGGCAGGCTGGCATGGTCAAGCCGCTCTGCGTCTTCAAGAGCGTGAAGCTTACGAGCGAGGCGAAGGTCGCCGGCGACAAGGGCTGGAGCGACATCCCGACCTGCAAGGAAGCGGGAATCCCGATCGACAGTTATTCGATGCCGCGCACCGTGTGGCTGCCGGCCGGCGTGGAACCGGATGTCGTCCAGTTCTATGCGGATGTCCTGCGCAAGGTTTCCGAGACGCCGGAATGGGCGAAGTATCTGGCGGATACCTCGCAGTCTCCTGCCTATCTCGCCGGCGACGAATTCCAGGCGGCGGTCAAGACGGATGGTGCTGCGGTCAGCGAAGTGCTGAAGCGCGAAGGCTGGCTCGCCAACTGAGCCACATTGAAGCGGGCGCTTGAAGCAAGAGCGAGAGCGGATGCGGTCGGAAGCCGCTTTTCCTCGAGCCGCTTCAAGCGCCGGTCTTCCGCTCGGAAAGGTCATGATCATGAGTGAGAACAGTGCGCATGGGGTCTCCCGCTTCGTAGTCGAGCTTGGCGTTGCCGCGCTGACCGGCGCCTTCGGCGTCGCTATCTGTTACGGCTCCCTCGACATCGGCGCCGGCTGGACGGACACGGGGCCGGACGCGGGCTATTTCCCCTTCTATATCGGCCTGCTCATCGTCTTCGGCAGTCTCGTGAACATCGTGAACGCCTTCATCAAGCACCGCGGAACGGGTGAGGTCTTCCTCGACGGCGCCCGCGCCCGGGTGGTCGCCTCCTTCCTGCTGCCGCTGGTGGCCTTCGCTGCCCTCTCGGTCTGGCTCGGCCTCTATGTCGGAACGGCGCTCTATATCGCCGCGACCATGCTCCTCCAGGGGCGCTACAAATGGTGGATCGCGCTGCCCGCGGGCTTGGGCGTTTCGGGCTTCTTCTTCATCGTTTTCGAGATCGGCTTCCAGGTTCCGCTACTGAAGGGACCGGTCGAGGCCTGGTTCGGGATCTACTGACGCGGGCG
The Ensifer sp. WSM1721 genome window above contains:
- a CDS encoding tripartite tricarboxylate transporter TctB family protein; protein product: MSENSAHGVSRFVVELGVAALTGAFGVAICYGSLDIGAGWTDTGPDAGYFPFYIGLLIVFGSLVNIVNAFIKHRGTGEVFLDGARARVVASFLLPLVAFAALSVWLGLYVGTALYIAATMLLQGRYKWWIALPAGLGVSGFFFIVFEIGFQVPLLKGPVEAWFGIY
- a CDS encoding tripartite tricarboxylate transporter substrate binding protein; the protein is MKKSVSIACIVAAALGLAAPAAAFEPNRPVEFVVTAGPGGGTDIFARTIQAIIAKYELMKAPVVVTNKGSAGGAEGFVYTAGYKGDAYKLAFGTNNAYLLPVRAKVPYKAEDLTPVAALASDEFVLWVNGKADYATAADFVAKAKEGGLKIGGSQSKDVDQILTSMINDATGAKINYIPFKSGGEAAVQLAGEHIDANVNNPSENAGQWQAGMVKPLCVFKSVKLTSEAKVAGDKGWSDIPTCKEAGIPIDSYSMPRTVWLPAGVEPDVVQFYADVLRKVSETPEWAKYLADTSQSPAYLAGDEFQAAVKTDGAAVSEVLKREGWLAN
- a CDS encoding 4-hydroxythreonine-4-phosphate dehydrogenase PdxA — translated: MTTNGAAGTKEQRPVIALAMGDPAGISPELTARLLALADIRDAAHIIAIGDRRILNEGAKVADVMLDLEPASLEALDEAGTSRHVFVDLGHLDPADVARGEATLAGGSFATRNFRTALELAHAGNADAVCFTPFNKKAMRFAYPGYDDEIRFVADVLSFTGKVREFNVLEKVWNARVTSHIPLKDVASNLSVEALLAELELTRACLKDAGYDEAKIAVAGLNPHAGDGGSFGMEEIDIIEPAVEKARALGFNVEGPFPADTVFVRALKEGFNAVLTMYHDQGQIAMKLMGFDKGVTMMGGLPFPLCTPAHGTAYDIAGKGIADVGASREAILLAARMAKKKRALSAAA